In Ciconia boyciana chromosome 16, ASM3463844v1, whole genome shotgun sequence, one genomic interval encodes:
- the CD7 gene encoding T-cell antigen CD7 translates to MICGENEQSTDVISVWEGDSINITCLMEDSENEVGTYLTASIQPVHVVYVSKQNTSYVLPALANRIKYSKEGRNLRITLHNVQESDSNIYLCTTFIKNDGHHKKLNGKTTTVVVKAKASGVFEQSPLYVNPQQGQSVNITCALKSSHEYEEIFLLKTHRQPESVLYVSSQNASTIFPAFANRLEYSKQEKKIVITLHNLQKNDSDIYACAGVVKNSSFLSVNRSGTMVLIKEVEQTDCSNSSWAIYGLTIVVALLFSALICCTLYHVNVKKYFQKKTPNVVYEDMSCSFRRDTLIRANTYSTGN, encoded by the exons ATGATAT gtGGAGAAAATGAACAGTCAACAGACGTTATCAGTGTTTGGGAAGGAGACTCCATCAACATAACTTGCTTAATGGAAgattcagaaaatgaagtggGAACGTACTTGACAGCTAGCATACAACCGGTCCATGTGGTGTATGTTTCCAAGCAGAATACTTCATATGTCCTTCCTGCTTTGGCTAATCGCATCAAGTAttcaaaggaaggaaggaatctCAGGATAACTCTGCACAATGTACAGGAATCTGATTCCAATATCTACCTATGCACTACGTTTATTAAAAACGATGGCCATCACAAAAAGCTGAATGGGAAGACAACCACAGTAGTCGTGAAAG CAAAAGCCAGTGGAGTTTTTGAACAGTCACCACTCTATGTCAATCCTCAGCAAGGCCAGTCTGTCAACATTACCTGTGCATTGAAAAGCTCGCATGAATATGAAGAGATCTTTCTGCTCAAGACTCACAGGCAACCTGAAAGTGTGTTGTATGTTTCAAGTCAGAATGCTTCAactatttttcctgcttttgctaATCGCTTGGAGTattcaaagcaagaaaagaaaatagtgatAACTCTACACAACctacagaaaaatgacagtgaTATATATGCATGTGCTGGGGTGGTGAAAAATTCCTCTTTCCTCTCAGTGAATAGAAGTGGCACCATGGTGCTGATTAAAG AGGTGGAGCAGACAGACTGCAGTAATAGTTCCTGGGCCATCTATGGTCTTACCATTGTGGTAGCGCTACTGTTTTCTGCACTGATATGCTGTACCTTGTACCATGTCAAT gtgaagaaatatttccagaaaaaaaccccaaatgtaGTATATGAAGATATGTCTTGCAGTTTTAGACGTGACACCTTGATCAGAGCCAACACTTACTCCACTGGCAATTAA